TTTAAGAGCAAAAAGCAATTTGTAAACAAATctcaaagaaaaaaaagcagATTGAAGAAAACATAATATGTGATAAAAAAGCATGTAAGTTTGTTTAAAGCCATAATATTAAACTTCTAAACTTATATTTCCCCAAACTCAAAAGCTAGAATGCCAAATTCATGCTGCATAAAATCTTCATTGGTTTGTAATATATGTGCATACTAGGAAGACTGACCGATACAAGGAAAACTAGTCTTCCAAGCTAGGAGTGACATTAATCCCCATGAAAGGAAGACTCGTCTTCCAAGCTGACTCGAGGTGAGAGGCACAAACGCCCACAATTTGTATCGGCTTGTGTGGAATTAGGACGTGAATTGGTGGTTATAAGTCTAATAATTGTTATAGTCAATCAGTCAAATTCTCCCGATAAATAAAAAAGAGTTATTTGTGCAAACAAACAAATTATAAAACAACATATAAATTTTCtgaattattttgtttattttcctAAAAATATTTGATGTAAATTTGTTTCACAAAAATTTTCCAAAGAAAATTTAACAGCTCTGGTAATTTTTTCTGCAAATTTAAAATTCACATGAAAATCttaaaatttgtaaaaaaaaaaaaattcaaaaatgttACAGGAAAAATCTATATGAAAGAAGCAATTATATTTTTCATCAGTGAATGTTTCTCATGTCTCCATTATTGTTGTCTTGACCAACCAATCTACAATACAAGACATGGGGCTTAAACACACATGCATGATGATCAGCTTCAACAGTTCTACTACTACTAGTAACTGAGGGACCTTAGTGGTTCAAGTAGTAGGTCCCAATCTTGAATCATAAGTGAGTAATTAGTAGCACCTATAAAATGACAATAGTTGGTGTGAATTTTCAACATTGACAATGACATAGGTCATTTTGTCTTCATATAATAATATAGCCAAGATGGAAATTATGTACGGGGGAACTGTACAGGATTGTTAGCTTTGATTGgtaatatttatttatcaatGCACCGACATCTTATTTCCTTCTGACGCGTGTTAGTTTTCACTTTCCAGCATAACTAAAAGGACTAAAATCGACAGATGAATCTACCTCaaatatttgctttgttttgtcGCTCCATTCTAGCATATCTAGATAATAAATTTAGCTCCACCAAATCAGAGCTCTAACAAATAATGGAACAATTGGTGTTAGTGTTAATAGATGTTAGCATTCACttcaagtaaaaaaaaaaattaaaattgttctTATGAATTGAGATAAGTGTTTTCACGTTAATTAAGTATCTAAACACACACAAATAATTCAATACGAGTTTTTACtctcacaaaaaataaaaacataacacATGCAAAACTAATGGAAAAGCATGTTATGTTAAGATCACATTTTTTGTGTGACATGTGTGTTTTCTATGGGAGAATATTATGTTCTACCGAGAACAACCATATCATACTTTAGTGGAATTAGTTTTTTTAGCTCAACAAAGTTGGTTTCTTACGATTTTTTCTTACGACTTTTACTATAAAATTTCCTACGAAAGTGATCAAAAAGTTTAATTAACTTTAACAAATCTTCGAGCATCTTTTTCCTATGAAGTTTCTTTTGAAGGAAAACCCGCAAGAAATATGTAAAGATAAACCAAGTACTGAGTGGATATCTAGGGATGTTGCGTTTTTTTATTAGCAAATGAATTTCATAAATAGGAGTACAATGAGTATTCCACCCATGGTATTAACAAAGAAACATAAAAAAACCAAACCAACTAATAACCAGCACCTAATTACACAAGGAAAAAACCAGCACAAATACTAACAGTAAGGGAACACTTGCTACTAGCACCTACTAGAAAACTAAGGGAATAAGGACTCTTCAACACTTTGTTGACTTGGTATTAGGATCCCTTCAAATTCGATCCCAGAAAAAACCAAACCATCTTGGGATGTCGCGTGCTACACAATGTCTATTTATCGAGACTTTGTTTCGCTTAACATGGATCTTAACTAATTGAGATTGGCATGAGTGGAGTTTGTATGGAAAATGATGGGAGAATAAAAGATGAAGAACTCATTTGAATATCTGTTATAAAGTgcgaaaatgaaaaataacacATTCTGAGTCATTTTTGGTAGAAGGGGAAACTATATAGTTGAATAATAATTCATTCACACATACACTTTATGAGAGAGATCCCCACACGAGAGGGAAATGAGAGATATGAAATGGTGCAATAGAAAAAAGGAGATAAGAAAGAAAAGTAAATGAAATTGAGATAATAAAGAAGTGGAGTGGAATTGAATCACAACTCAAACTTGTGAACACTTGTTAACTTTTTGTTGATTGAGTGTGTATTAGGATgtgttattttctattttaatactTTTTTATATAACCAAACAACACCTCTTAATCtactgtttttttctttctttctgaatTTCAGACAACGTCCATGCTTTTTTGTAGCACGATAAGAAACAactataaatttatatttgagtttgGCATAGTATGATTAGGATTAATAATATTTAGTCTCAAAATATcataaagataaattgcactctcCAATAATTGATCCCTGGACCTTTTCTTCCCCAACTCATATATCTCCAGCTCTTACCTCTGAACTATCATTTGGAGGCATTTAGTCTCAAGATATATGCTAGGTTTAAATACATATTGACAATAAGCATGTTGCTATTCGTACAAACAGATGTCTAATTTGTGCACTCATTTTGCTCACTTTGATACAAAAGGTGTATATTGTAATGAGAATTTGTTAATATTGAGTGGATTTGATATCCAAACACAAATATAATGAACTTCCACAATGTACAAAATCATAAAATTCTTTCATTCATAATTTGGAGTACAATCAAAGCACCAAATTCTGTTTTTCCATTTTACATTCATACAATCTTTTCTTGGCCATAGCATTGTAAATAAAGGTTTGAAATGAGTAGCCAAAAGTAATCATTGCCAGCACATGTAAACTGCATTATTGACCGTATCAAGGCTAACTCAACTCTTATTTAGCAGAAACTGAATATAGAAGCTATGCGTTTTAGAAATGAGTGTTTCCTGCAGGAGGGTACCCTGGGTGACCACCATATGGTGGCTTCCCATATGGAGGATTCTCAACAGGAGGCTTGTATACTGGTGGCTTCTCTACTGGTGGTTTGTAAACTGGCGGCTTCTCAACTGGGGGCTTGTAAATTGGTGGCTTCTCAACTGGAGGCTTGTAAACTGGTGGCTTCTCAACTGGAGGCTTGTAAACTGGAGGTTTCTCAACTGGGGGCTTATAAACCGGTGGCTTCTCTACTGGGGGCTTGTACACTGGTGGCTTGTAAACTGGGGGCTTGTACACCGGTGGCTTGTAAACTGGGGGCTTGTAAACCGGTGGCTTCTCAACTGGAGGCTTGTAAACTGGTGGCTTCTCTACGGGGGGCTTGTACACTGGTGGCTTCTCAACTGGTGGCTTGTAAACTGGTGGCTTTTCAACTGGGGGCTTGTAAACTGGTGGCTTCTCAACTGGGGGCTTGTACACAGGTGGCTTCTCAACTGGGGGCTTGTACACTGGTGGCTTCTCAACTGGGGGCTTGTACACCGGTGGCTTGTAAACCGGGGGCTTGTAAACTGGGGGCTTCTCCGCCGGGGGCTTGTAAACTGGGGGTTTCTCAACTGGGGGCTTGTACACTGGTGGCTTCTCCACCGGAGGTTTGTAAACAGGTGGCTTCTCAACTGGGGGCTTGTACACGGGTGGCTTCTCAACTGGAGGCTTGTACACCGGTGGCTTCTCTACTGGGGGCTTGTACACTGGTGGTTTCTCAACTGGGGGCTTGTAAACTGGGGGCTTCTCTACCGGGGGCTTGTAAACTGGGGGTTTCTCAACTGGGGGCTTGTACACTGGTGGCTTCTCCACCGGAGGTTTGTAAACTGGGGGCTTCTCAACCGGGGGTTTGTACACTGGTGGCTTCTCTACCGGAGGTTTGTAAACTGGGGGCTTCTCAACTGGGGGCTTGTACACTGGGGGTTTCTCAACAGGAGGTTTGTACACTGGAGGCTTCTCTACTGGGGGTTTGTACACTGGTGGTTTCTCCACTGGGGGCTTGTACACCGGTGGCTTTTCGACCGGGGGTTTGTAGACGGGTGGTTTCTCAACTGGGGGCTTGTAAATAGGAGGAGTATACTCAGGGGGTTTCTCATAGTTGGCAAACCCTTGAGGGGTGAGAGCCAGAGCTACAAGGAGCAGCACTAGAGAGCGTAAGGTAGCCATGTCACTCATTTGAGTTGGAGTAAAACACACCAGCATGATCACCTTTTATACTACTCAGGAGGGGCCCTTAACTTAGTGACTCGACTGATAGGTAAGGAGCAGGTTCCAATATGAAGATTTGGTACCCAAATCATGTATACAAAGTCAATAGTAGGTGTGGGGTTTTCAGCACTGGTATAACTCATTTTGTCCACATATGGTAGTCAAGTTGGAAATTATGTGTGAAACTAGACAAGATCTGCATTATGCAAATACTTTTCAAACTACCGACATCTTATGTATCTCCTTGACGTGTTTTACAGCTTTCATGCACAACTACTGAAGTTTAATCAATTTAAACAAATATTCCTACCGTTTGTTATTCGATCCTATCTTCATGAAAGGCAGATTTTGGCCCACCAAGTTGAGGATCGGATTAATTTAACTTTTGTATATACATTGTTAGAAACTAAGGTCCATCTATGGATCTGCATGAACTAGCTGAAGTTAAAGCATTTTGCAATATATAAATTATACTTGTACAATAAAAATAAGGACAATGTATTTACAACCACCGACAGATAAATATACCGTTTTCAAACCATACAATCAATATAATCGCcacaaaagttaaaaaaattgaagatcAATATGATATTTGCAATGTGAAACTATCACCTGCATCATAGATTCAtaggcttatcaaaaaaaaaaataataataataaataaaatcacCTGCATCATAGTtaacttattttttataaacTTCACGATTTATGGCCATTGATTGAATAGCTGGAATATGTGCACTAACATTGTAAAAAAAACACGATATACATGATTGGCTATTAAAAGAAATATAATAGGCCTATTTACCAAAAGCTGATTTATCTACATGTTCTCATTCATCTGAACTGTGATATTGTTCTCAGTTGATAACAGAAAAAATGAGTTTGGCATTACAGGAGTAAAAGCTGAGTAGGTTTTGTTGGACGGGGCTCTATCTAGCATTGAAGGGGACTTCGTTCTTTTTCGAGTCCGAGCGGTGGAGATTATACGATGTGACTTGATCTTCATAAATATTCATTGATGAGCTGTTTGCTACTACTTAGCTTGCGTACGTAAAAGATATAGTAGTAGTTAGACTTTGAGGCTGCATTTGTTTCATTTGTTTAAAACTATTCATACAAGTTTTTTCAAGGTTAGAGCATCTCATTGGACTATCAAAGATTTCCGATTTTTCTATATATCTTGAATAACAGATGATTAATTACTCTTTTCTTGCAATGGTATagataaaacaaaattgataGGAGTAGTTGATGGAAAATTTAAGATTATATAATGATAATGAAACTGATCTATAGATATAAAATTATAGCCTTTAATAGTTTCTAtacatataattaattaaatcatAATATTTATGCACCTGATATAAGAAAATAATCTATTTTTTTCTTGAGCAAATACTAATGCGTGTGAGAAAAATTACTCTCTTTTCTCATAAATGCATAGAGAGTTTAAATTAACTGTCTAATGAATATACTAAGGATAATGATGGAGAGCACGAGGATCTAAGCACGATTGGAGCACGAGGCCGtttctggcggttttaaaccgccagaaatgtGTAACGCTTGCTGTTTTCCCTGGCACAACAAActtagtggcggtttaaaatCGCCACTAACTGCTACTCGTGCACTTTCGTGTACCACATCCTGTCGTACCATATAGCACTGCTAATATACTAATTTAAAACTCATCAGATGAGAGCAAAAATTTCTTAGTACTAATGATAAACAAAAAAACTCTCAACTCATCACGAGTTTCTCATTAGAAAAACTCAATAATAATTCCATTTTGGGTATTTTATGTTTGAATTGGGTCTTTGCTGACttattgaaaaatatattaataactctaaaaatatgtttttgattaattaataaatactaATTCGCATAATATAAAACTTTTTTCTAaacatgattttattttttgatagacaaatgttagttgttagaaatgttagtaaatcaATCCCCCATCCGGATTCGAACTCGAACCCTTCACTTTTCATCCCACCCAGCCTTTATGTctctaattttaaaaatgatgATTGTAGGAGTACACCAACCCCTAGTACCCCTTATTTAggttcccactagggtggaAAGTTTTAAAAACGGTCCATCGATGGACCACCCTTATCCACCgttcattttataatttttaaaggaTGCGGTAAAGATCTGTTACCTTAGACTTGGCAAGCAAGTTTGGTTTATGTTTTTGGAAGAATTGGGAAAAATTGCATAAGGAACCCCTTTGTAGGACCCGGGTGTGTGACGTCACCGATCTTTGTTCTCTCTCACCCTCCCCTCTCTCTTGCAGACCTAGATCGAGTGAAGTGCGGCGTAGTCTTGGGAGAAGGGTGATTGTTGATTCGCTGGTGGGAGAAGGGTCTTCAGCCAAACATGAGAGAGGTGACTTCCGAGACCTTGTTGACTCGCTTCGCAGGGGATTAGCTTGTGATTGTTGATTTCTTCCCTCCTGGTTGTGGTGGATGCAAAGCCCTTCATCCTAAGGTATTATTCTTCTTCACCCTTGAGCTGATTCATTCATAGATCAATCAACCTCCATGAGTGTATTCATGGTTTTGCATTGTTTGTAATTGTTGATTTTGTTTCTGAGGTCGTTTTGGTATTGCAGAATTGTCAACTGGCTGAGATGAATCCTGATGTTCAGTTACTTCATTTGAATCATGAGGAGCATAAATCTATGTGTTATAGCCTTAACGTTCATGTTCTTCCCTTGTTCCGCTTTTATAGAGGCGCTCATGGTCGCTTATGAAGCTTTAGCTGCACAAATGCCACGGTTAGTTATACATACCATgtcaattttattaaatttatacTATGCATTTAGATGTGGTAGCATAGCAATGGTTGTTGTTTAGTTTAGGAGATTTGACATGATTGGAAACtcttttacaattgattt
This portion of the Lotus japonicus ecotype B-129 chromosome 3, LjGifu_v1.2 genome encodes:
- the LOC130743021 gene encoding repetitive proline-rich cell wall protein 2; amino-acid sequence: MSDMATLRSLVLLLVALALTPQGFANYEKPPEYTPPIYKPPVEKPPVYKPPVEKPPVYKPPVEKPPVYKPPVEKPPVYKPPVEKPPVYKPPVEKPPVYKPPVEKPPVYKPPVEKPPVYKPPVEKPPVYKPPVEKPPVYKPPVEKPPVYKPPVEKPPVYKPPVEKPPVYKPPVEKPPVYKPPVEKPPVYKPPVEKPPVYKPPVEKPPVYKPPAEKPPVYKPPVYKPPVYKPPVEKPPVYKPPVEKPPVYKPPVEKPPVYKPPVEKPPVYKPPVEKPPVYKPPVEKPPVYKPPVEKPPVYKPPVYKPPVYKPPVYKPPVYKPPVEKPPVYKPPVEKPPVYKPPVEKPPVYKPPVEKPPIYKPPVEKPPVYKPPVEKPPVYKPPVENPPYGKPPYGGHPGYPPAGNTHF